GGTGGTTAAATGCCTCTGTATGGCTTCCCTGGTGCAAGGGCCCCAAGTCAGGGCTCCTCAGCACCAGTCACTGCCTGCTTTTCTGGTGCGCAGAGCTCACACCACAGCCTCTGGAAGGCACAGCTGCtacactgctgtcacctcccttcTCCATACACAGCACATGGGAAGCCTTATGAACCTCAAAGATCCCAGCGTTGGCATCAAAGCAGCTGGCATAGAGAATGGCATCTTCCCGCTGGTGGAAACGTGCGATCTTCTCCTCCAGGTCTTTGTGTATGCTCTaaagagaagagaggagcaggagtCAACAGTGGGGCAGCACAAGTTCTTGCTTGCCCTACTGCTGTTAAATGCTGACTTGAAAGGGGAGGAGACAGGCAGGTTTTATCCAGAAAAGGTGTGTGTGCGTGGGATGAGTTACCTGTGTTCAGAAAATGCAGCCCTAAAGTATGATTATGGGTTCAGATGCCAAAAGCTCAGCAGGGAGACTCCAAGCTCCCCATGCACAAGGAAGAAGCTCTGCTTGTCCTTTGCACTTAACCAGGCAGGACTCAAAAAAGGCTCCAGCAGGGATAAATTGGGCTGGGTCTAATGGAGCCACTTCAAGTCAGGTTCACTGAAACTGTGACCcgcaagagagaaaaaaaagacatcaaTTTTCCGAATTCAGAGGGGCGTTCAGTTTCTTTGCTCTCAGGTGTTGTAATGGTTTAAATTGGCGTATTTCCAGATGCTTGGCTAGTGGGGACTTGGCAGTCCCTTTTCTCACCACGCCACGTGTAATTTAGCACTGTGCACGGATGCCGAGTGGGAGTATCGAGAGGAGAGTCTATGTGGACATCCTGCGAAAGACTCgcggggatggggatgctgcCCAGTACCTGGGTACCGCAGATGAAGCGCACGGAGCTGAGCCCAGCGCCGAACTTCTCTAGGGCCTCCACAGCGGCACGGATCACCTCGGGGTGGCTGGAGAGCCCCAGGTAGTTATTGGCGCAGAAGTTGATGATCCCTGcgggaagagagagagagaagcaggGGCATGGCACCGGGAGAAGGCCCCGAGAGCCCtcctccccgccgccccccgcacGCAccggcgccgccgcccgccaAGCGGAGGTGGGGACCCTGTCGGGAGGTGATGACGCGCTCGCTCTTCCAGGTGCCGGCGCCGCGGATGTCCTCCAGCTCGCTCTCCAGCCGCTGCCGGAgctgcgccgccgccgctcccgaCGCGGCCCGGGgggcgccggccccgccgccccgcagcgcccgcaccgccgccgcccgccaCATCccgccgctccgctccgctccgcacGCCCGGGGGCGGGCCGCGGCGCTAATTAACCACGGGTTAATTGCTGACCAATGCCCGTTGGCCGCCGGGGCACCGCCCCCCTtcgggcggggcgggcgccgCCGTAGCTCCAGCGGTTGGGAGCGTTTGGGCATCTTCTCTGGGAGGCGGTCGGTGTCTTCCTTGGAGGAGAGGATCTGTCCCGAAGGGTTTAGGCAGCTCAGAGCCGGCGATATGTGATACCAGGagtcagggattttgggggagcgCCATCCATGAGATTTAGGAATTTTAATGGAGTCATGTACTAGGGTCTGAGGGATTTCATAGCAACAGGGCATCACAGATCTAAAGGATCAGCAAGCCCAGAAGCATTAGCTGCCTCTACCTagggatttggggtcctcaGCATTAGTGATTTGGATCCTTGCAGCTAGGTGGTTTATGGGTGTCCATCACTGGGGATAATGAACCACAGGTCTGTGGTATGTAGGTGCATGCAGCTGAGGTGACCAACAACCCATTGGACAGAGAGGCTTAGGGTTTACCAGGTGAAAATTAGAGTTCCCAAACTCAAGGGATTTGAACACCTCTGGCCAAATGTGTTTGTAAACTATAGGCTCAATGTCTTTAGATACAAAGAGTCATAGAAagatagaatggtttgggttagaagggaccttaaaaatcatctagttccaagcTCCCTATCATGGGCTGGGGCagcttccactagaccagattgctcagacCCCCATCAAAACTCAGCTGGAGTATTTTTAGGGAtagggcacccacagcttctctggcaacCTGTTCCATCTGGATTAGGTATCTTCTTCCTCTGCTACAGCTGACTAGGGAATTCTGTGGCCAGACTTGTTTAGACCATTCATTCCAGAGGAATTAGGTACCAGGCTCTTGAAAAGTGTTCATGGTCTTCAGTCTAGGTGTTCTGGGAGCCTTTCATCCAAGGGTTTTAGGAACAGGAGCCCACAGGGATTAGATGCATTCAGGCCAAGTATTTCAGTACCCTGAAGTACTGAATTTGGAATCCTTAATGGCTGAAGGACTCGGGCACCATTTGCTCAAGTGATTTAGGAAGAACAGGCTGAAGGAGTCATCAGAGAGTGTGAAGACCCCAGGCTTATGAGATTCAGGCACTGCAAGTCCAAAGGCACTGGGAACCCAGAGCCCCTGGGATCTTGGAGCTCCTGGCCCAGGTGGTTGGGGATCCTGATGATCAAGAAGTTTATCTATCTCTAGCCATGAGGGATTAGGCAGTGAGGTAGTGAGGCCAGCCCACtggctccctgccagccctggccgTCAGGATcactcagcccagcccagggaggggctCTAGCAGGGGCCAGGCAGGCCCTGGAGTTGTGCCAGCCCACACTGGGCACAAAGCCAGAGCCCCCGggtcacagcagggctgagcccagcagttcagcctcaccctgccctggctgcccacCACAGCCCGCTTACAGCGCTGTCCACTGCCTCAGGATGTTCCTCCCTGCTTATGGCTGTGTTTGTCCTTTCTCCCCACGGTGATCCCACTTCATGGACACCTTCAACTCCTTGAAAGCCAATGTGGACAGACTCTGGCCccgctccagctcctctgtgccatccctgccctaGAAGTCCCTGCCAccctcagctgtgctgaggcagctccACAGGCAGGTGGGCAGCCCCAGTTATCTCCAGTACCAGCTGGACCTCACACCCAGCAGCCCAACATTCCTTACCTCATCCCCACGGTGGGATCTGCAGCAGTGGATGAGGGAACAGGGaccccttttcctcccccaggGAAGGCCAGGCCTTTCGCAGCCATATGTTCTGGTTTCCCCACCAATGTTTTTGCCCGGCCTCAGCAAACACGTAAGCCCCCAAGGAGTTGGGCAGGACCAGGAATTGAAATCCTGCACGACTCCAACAGACACACAGAGTCACCAGCACTCCCAACACACAACAAGCAGTCCAGCGTTAATAAAAccaacagacacacacaaaataaatttctgagaCATCAGAATAAAACCCCAGACCAGTAACgctttaaaattgttttttttttcattcatcaaCTGCCTTGTTTTAGCTATTTCAATTGAAGACTAGAGTAATTCTTTATAAAATGCAATAGAAAGGAGTAAAAATAAAGGCACCAGCTATTTACAGAACCAATGGGGAGAGTACCGAAACGCCTCTAGTCTTCTCACTTCTTCTTGGGCGATTTCCGGGCACCGGACTTGGCTCTGGACTTCGACCGCTTTGCCTTCTTGGGTCTGGACTTGGCCTTAACAGTCTTTGGCTTCTTGGCTTTCTTCGGGCTCCTTGACTTCTTCCTGGCCTTCCTGGCGGCAGACTTGGGCTTCTTGGCTGGAGACTTGGATTTCCTGGACCTAGCGGTCTTCCTGGGCGAAGTGGATCTCTTGGCTgacttcttcctcttcctggaAGGAGACCTCTTCGCCTTGCTGCCCTTGGCTAGGCGGAAAGAGCCGGAGGCACCAACTCCTTTGGCCTGCTTGAGGACTCCAGCGGCCAGCAGGCGCCGAATGGCCAGCCTGATCTGGACGTCGGCGTTCTGGCCCACCTTGTAGTGGCTCTTCACGTACTTCTGGATGGACTGCCGGGACGCGCCGCCGCGGCTCTTGTCGGCACGGATGGCTGCCGTGATCATGTCCGAGTATGCAGGGTGGGCTGCTGGCCGCCGCGCTGACCGGGCCCGCTTGGGCTTGGTGGCCGAAGCCGGTGGCAGTGGGATCGGGCTGTCGCTCATGGCGAGTGCTTCGTCCGGCGATGCCCTGCTATGGAAGCGTGGCCCACCCGGCCTGGGACCCCCGCCCCTGGGCGGGGAGAGGCTGGCAAGGGAGGGAGGGTGCGTGAAGGCGCAGCAGAGCCGGTGCTGCTCTGCCGCCGGTGCCCCCGCCGCTGCCTCTgcggccgcgcccgccgcgggGCTCCCTTTAAAGCCGCGGTGCGGACCGCGGGGAGGACTGCCCCGCCCGTGTCCCCGCGTGTCCCCTGCCACGCCCTGACCCgacccacagggacagggagggacactgCGGGGGACACCGTGGGATAAATAACAGTATTTGGGGGAACGCATGCTGGGGGCAAGGAGCGACACTGGTGGAAGCAGCGGGGGACAATGAAGAGCCAGGGCTTGTAAGGGACATTTAGGGAGGCAACTTAGGTTCAAGGTGCACTTGGAAGGATATTGTGTAGGGACAAACAAGGACACAGGGGCACATTGGGAACACTGGTAAGACAGGGACGGGCATGATATTCAGAGCAACATCAAGAGGTGCAGAAGACACTTAGGGAGGACATGGGGTCAGGGAGGGACATTTAGGGACAACACAAGgagaaatgctggaaaaatatCAGGGGGCAAGAAAGGAAACTAGAGAAGACACTGGGCACAGCATCAAGGAGAAAAGGGGGAGCACTGGGCAGAAGTCAGCTCAGCAGCAATACCCCACGGCCAAGGGCTGCTTCTCCCTCTTCTGCCTCTTTTCTCTCCACCAGGTGCTTTAGGAGCACCAGCTCAACCCTTGCACATGAATGGCGAGGGGTCACAAATAATAGGCTGTCCCCTTGTTTTGGGAGACACACACGTCTTagtgaggggacagagcaggaacTTAGTGGCAATCAGCCATCCTTCCCTCGCTGGGTGAGCGGTCGGCTGTTCCTGGGAGATTAAATATAGCCACTATCATCATCTTGCCTGCAGGATTTAGATGAtgttttccccttattttttaaaaacacgCGGGCGCAGCCACCTGGTGCCCACCAACATGCCATGTTGGGCTCAGAGGTGAACCAGATGTTCCAGTGACTCAGTATAGCATTAAAATGCACAGTGAGCACCTCTCAAGAACTTCTCAAGAACACATACATCAATAAAACATCAATATAGAcacataaatacaaatataaatacagaaatggaaataatagaaatagtAGAAATTGGGGTAATAGAAatagaatcataggatggtttgggttggaagggaccttaaagatcatccagttccagttTCCCTGCCATGGTaaggacaccttccagtagACCAacttgctcagagccccatcaaGCCCGGCCTTAAACACTTTCAGGGACAAGGCATCCACAAaattctctgggcaacctgttccagtgcctcatcgcactcacagtaaaaaattgcttcctagtatctaatctaaacttgCCCTCTTCAGTTTAGAGCCATTATCCCTTGTCCCATCACTACAtttaaatagaaacagaaatcttTGGTTGCTGCTCCTGTATTATGTGAAGACCTGGCCTCGAAGAACATACTCAAGTCCCCTGATGCTTTCCCACAGATGGAAGGACCAAGTGCATCTCCCTGAGCCTTCCTCCCTGGTGGAGTTCCTTCACATGCTCTATTCCATTTGGGGATTGGGAAAGATTCTCAGCACCAGTTTTGTAGGTGATTTAATTAGGAGCAAACTGCTCCTAATCATGCATAGGAATAATCACCCTCCCACCTCCCTtgggctttgcttttgtttaagacctaataaataaatgtttttccatCCCATATGGAGCTCTGGTGGCCTCTGTGCAATACTTCTGACTGGCCGAAGGACCTCTCATTTTTCCTATCTGGGAATAAACCGCCAGCGCTGGCTGCCTGCACGTAGGCAAAGCCAGGCACACAGATAAGGCACcatctgcttttatttgcatCCAAGTTTGTAACCGTTGCGAGTGGCTCGCCCACACGCCAGACTCGGGGGGGAGATCAGGAGGTTTAGGGGGGCTTTAGGAATTGGCCCCCGGGGTTGGCACAGCACCACgggctgcctgcagagcctccAGCCCTAAAACGCAGGCAGCGATTATCAATCCAGTGCAGTGATGGGGAGGCAAAGGTGGCGGGGGGGGGAaggtggcagggagggacagggcagaTGCTTCACCTTACTCTGGCCACCTTCGAGGTCTAATCTCAACTGTTCacctgtgcagccctgctgctgatcCAGGCTGCTTGTCCTCCTCCGGCGGGTGCCGCTGCCGGCAAACAAACATGCTCTCCCCTGTGCATGGAGGTTCTGGCCCGTTCATACACACCAGATCCCTAATTTTTAGCCAGTCAAACTAAGGAGAAGACCCTCCAGCAACTCGCTGGAGGGAAGGCACACAGGTGGTCACAGCTcatcaggctgctgctggctttgcacTTGGGGGATAACCTGGTCAAACCAAGGCAAACCCCCAAGTACCCCACTTGATATTGGCACGCACTCCTTGAACCCTGCACTGTTTTGACAATGTACCTTTAATGTGAACTGGTCAGGACTGAGAGGATTTTCCAGTCCCTGGCAGGATGTCAGGCCTGGAGGTGGAAGGCAGATGCTGCCAGGCAATGCAAGCCCTGCTGTCTCTGAGAAGTGGGTCCAGTGCTTCTGGCACcccactgcaggcagcacaggggactCATCCAGAAGGAAGAGTTATTCCCATGGGCACATGTGCCACCATGGCCATCTTGGGTTCATGCCTGTATTTTTGGCCACAGGAACCTGCCACCATGCCCAGGATGGGGtgggttaacccctgcacccaCTTTTGTCCTCAGGAATTGCTACCCAACCACTTCAAGCCTCCTGAGCCTTCCCTTTCTGGAATTATTCTGCAGAGACTGGGAAATCCAACATCTCCAACAAACCCCAGaggacagagcctggcagaAAAATCCTCTCTGTAATCCTGTTTaccttctcctccctgcctgcactgagTTCAAGCAGACCCAATGGGGATTTAcacatttccagctgcagatTTTGTCTTAAATGGTCAAACTGTGTCCACTGTGGATGTGTTATGGATCCACTGGGTAACAGGCCCTGCCTTGTAAGGGCAGAACAGCTGTCCATAGGCCTTTGAGAGCACCAGGGCACTTCTGGCAATTAATGTCAGAGATAACGTTTCATTTTACCCAgtttccatttcagagagaCTCAAAATCCCCAGGAGTGGGACTTGGTGTTGGTGGTACTCGGATCCAAGTgcttctgtgctttttaaagagcaaaacaggaaaactagctgaaattccagctgtgctcatcAGAGTTTCAGCTCTGAGTCCCCAGTGTGCAATGCAGTGTGGTCAGCCCAGCATGAAGCCACTCAGCCTGGCCACTGCTAGGGACAGAGCAAACTTGAAGGATACAAATAAATGTGAAGAGGCATCGCCCCTGACTGCTGGACTGATTACCactgttttaaaagatttatgGGCTGTTTTTAAAGACCAAGCTCCTTATGTGAGCCAGGGTGCTGGCTCCCATTCAACGCAGTGCTGTACAGCTGTGGGTTTTCCATGTCCTTGAGGCTGAGATGCTTCTCACAGCCACAATCCAGCTGCAAGCAAGCCCATGGGGTACAACCATCGCtttgggatggtttttttttgtctcttccaGCCATCATGCCTTCACCCACAGGCATTTTGGTCATCTCCTCTCCTGGCCACTCTTCCCTCACGCGGCTCCCCTGTTCCCAGGAGATAAGGATGTGGAGACGGCGGGGTGACCATATCACCCCGACCAGGCGGGACTGGGTCTGCCTGATTAACGCCGTGCCAATTTTGGAGGCGCGTCCCCCATCACCCCGGGATGAGGAGATGACCCTACCCTGCTGGGGCCTGATCTGCAGACACAGAGCCTCGAGGAGGGGCAGCTCCACCACATGTCAGGGGCACACACATTTCGTCTGTGTTTACGCCACACGTTTATCGGGCTGAGCAGCCCCCgtcagaaaggcagaaaaaaacaacacaccacccaacaaaccaacccaaacacaAGATACTGAACTCTCCAGGAAAGGGGCGGGTGAGCAGGGTGCTGAGCACTGTGCAAAGAGCAGTGTGCAGTTCACCCCTTGCTTATCCTCTGCATGCCCCGCTTTAGGGAGTTTCCTCCCCCAGGAGTAGGTACAACTATGCAGACTGTTGTTTGAGTggttattttttctaaaaaacacACATGGCCAGCAACACTGTGCCCTGaatccttttttctcctcctcttttggCTCTTACAAAGTCCCATGGCAAGACCAAGCTCTGCAGCCTGAAAacagctgccctgagctgctccttcacctcttgccctcccagccccccaaatGTCAAATGCTCGCCCCATTCCAAACTCGATGGCAACATCCATGTCCTGCtgggaggcagagggaaaagcCTGGACCttgggcagcacagggacagaaggGTTTTGAGGCCAGAGGCAGGAGGCCAAAAACCATCAACAGCAAGCCCTGGCGCTTGACAAGCGTCGTAGGAAGCTGAGCTCATTGCTTGGACTCTTGCACCATCCACTGGGTTGCCCAAGGGCCTTGTGCACGTGATTAAAATCTGCAACCCAATTTTACCATAATTTGTGACTAACAAAGTGGTCTGCCTTACCTAGGCAAAGTagtccctgcagcccttcccaagGGAAGGGTAAGCCTGCACCCTCTTGCCCTAGGGGATGCCAATACCATGGCAAGGGGATCACACCCTGAGCAAGAGTGCCACCCTAATACCCCTCATCTCAGCTGCCACCACATTCTTACACCCTGCTTCCATCTCCAGGTGACACAGTACTCCAGTCTCTCAGCCAACACATCTGTCACCTCCATCCAAGAATCCTCCCCAAACCCTTTGTCTTTCCTTCTTCAgatgctgcctccagccccagcacgtGACCACAATTAGAACTCTTTCCATATTTGCCAGCACCCTCTCTGTAGAACAATAGCTCCTATTTATATTTGGATTGGGCTGAATGGGTAGTAGTCATCCCCAGGTCCTCCATCCTGATAAAAAAAGCAAGTGCTTCACACAAAAAAACCGGAGGAGGAAAACATTTAAGATCTCTATCATCTCCCCAGGATCTCTGTATACTGTTTACTCTGCCAGCAATTTGCGATCTGAAACCtgctcagcttttcctctgcGAGGCTCAGGATCCGCATGGAATTTTGGGAGCAGTGTGGTGAAGCAGATTATTTTCCCCCTCAAACCCAGAGGTGGGGCAAGCTGCTGGATAACAGCACTGCAAGGTTCCTCTCACTctctggccagggctgctcctgctgctttccctcaCCAAATCCTGAAGAAAGGAAGAACTGGTCAGTATAaaccaaaacctcaaaaatgacacagacagacacacacacacagccctcacCACAGGATTAGGGCCACATGGCAAGCCTTCTTCTCAAGGAACACGTTT
This genomic interval from Catharus ustulatus isolate bCatUst1 chromosome 4, bCatUst1.pri.v2, whole genome shotgun sequence contains the following:
- the LOC116995533 gene encoding histone H5, producing the protein MSDSPIPLPPASATKPKRARSARRPAAHPAYSDMITAAIRADKSRGGASRQSIQKYVKSHYKVGQNADVQIRLAIRRLLAAGVLKQAKGVGASGSFRLAKGSKAKRSPSRKRKKSAKRSTSPRKTARSRKSKSPAKKPKSAARKARKKSRSPKKAKKPKTVKAKSRPKKAKRSKSRAKSGARKSPKKK